A section of the Campylobacter lanienae NCTC 13004 genome encodes:
- the thrS gene encoding threonine--tRNA ligase — translation MSEVIGYNVNGKIVDTQSYTGGGSEIKFDNSKEALEIIRHSCAHLMAAAIKELYPNVKFFVGPAIEDGFYYDMRVSKSDGSKLGEDDLITIEKKMKELALAKTPIIKIASTKSEVATKYADDDLKQEVLKRIPDGAVSLYSQGEFEDICRGPHIPNTIFARFFKLTRIAGAYLGGDENREMLTRIYGTAYADKDSLNEHIRIIEEAKKRDHRKLGSEMKFFTFDDSIGVGLPIWLPNGSRLRSRLEHKLYRTHRLRGYEPVRGPEILKSDAWKISGHYTNYKENMYFTTIDEQEYGIKPMNCVGHIKVYQSEIRSYRDLPLKFFEYGVVHRHEKSGVLHGLFRVREFTQDDAHLFCMPSQIKENVYEILDFVDKIMNAFGFSYEMEISTKPTKAVGDDEVWEIATKALKDALDEKGLKYGIDEGGGAFYGPKIDIKITDALKRKWQCGTIQVDFNLPARFGLEYIDENNERKQPVMLHRAILGSFERFIGILLEHTAGELPFWIAPTQVVIIPINDTHLDYAKEIYAKLLDMNIDSEIFSKNDTLNKKIRNAEKQRVPMIIVLGDNEVANKGVALRDRRAREQKDMSLDEFYSLVQTKINEVNI, via the coding sequence ATGAGCGAAGTAATCGGATATAATGTAAATGGTAAAATAGTAGATACTCAAAGCTACACCGGCGGTGGTAGCGAGATTAAATTTGACAACTCCAAAGAGGCGCTTGAGATCATCCGCCACTCCTGTGCGCACCTTATGGCTGCGGCTATTAAAGAGCTTTATCCTAATGTTAAATTTTTTGTTGGGCCTGCGATTGAAGATGGCTTTTACTATGATATGCGTGTAAGCAAAAGCGATGGAAGCAAGCTTGGCGAAGATGATCTCATCACTATAGAAAAGAAGATGAAAGAGCTAGCCCTTGCTAAAACTCCAATTATCAAAATAGCCTCCACCAAAAGTGAAGTAGCCACCAAATACGCAGATGACGATCTCAAGCAAGAGGTCTTAAAGCGCATTCCAGATGGCGCAGTGAGTCTATACTCTCAAGGCGAATTTGAAGATATTTGCCGTGGGCCACATATCCCAAATACGATTTTTGCTAGGTTTTTTAAACTAACTAGAATTGCTGGGGCTTATCTAGGTGGCGATGAAAATCGTGAGATGCTAACTAGAATTTACGGCACCGCATACGCTGACAAAGATAGCCTAAATGAGCATATAAGAATCATAGAAGAGGCTAAAAAGCGAGATCACAGGAAGCTTGGAAGTGAGATGAAGTTTTTTACCTTTGATGATAGCATTGGTGTTGGGCTCCCTATTTGGCTACCAAATGGTTCTAGGCTTAGAAGTCGCTTAGAGCATAAATTATATCGCACTCACAGACTTCGTGGATATGAGCCAGTTCGTGGCCCAGAAATCCTTAAAAGCGACGCTTGGAAGATCAGTGGCCACTATACAAACTACAAAGAAAATATGTATTTTACCACAATTGATGAGCAAGAATATGGCATAAAACCGATGAATTGCGTAGGCCATATCAAGGTTTATCAAAGCGAAATTCGAAGTTACAGAGATCTACCACTTAAATTTTTTGAATACGGCGTGGTTCATAGACACGAAAAAAGCGGAGTCTTACACGGATTATTTAGAGTTCGTGAATTTACTCAAGATGATGCTCATCTATTTTGTATGCCGAGCCAAATTAAAGAAAATGTATATGAAATCCTTGATTTTGTAGATAAAATTATGAATGCCTTTGGCTTTAGCTATGAGATGGAGATATCGACTAAACCAACCAAAGCTGTGGGCGATGATGAAGTATGGGAGATAGCTACAAAAGCCTTAAAAGACGCCCTTGATGAAAAGGGATTAAAATATGGCATTGATGAAGGCGGCGGGGCATTTTATGGACCTAAAATAGATATCAAAATCACTGACGCTTTAAAGCGAAAGTGGCAATGCGGTACAATTCAAGTAGATTTTAACTTACCAGCTAGATTTGGATTAGAGTACATAGATGAAAATAACGAGAGAAAACAGCCTGTAATGTTACATCGTGCGATTTTAGGTAGTTTTGAGCGTTTTATAGGTATCTTGCTTGAGCATACGGCTGGGGAGTTGCCATTTTGGATTGCGCCTACTCAAGTTGTGATTATACCGATTAATGATACTCATCTTGATTACGCTAAAGAGATTTATGCCAAACTACTTGATATGAATATCGATAGTGAAATTTTTAGCAAAAATGATACATTAAATAAAAAAATCAGAAACGCAGAAAAACAAAGAGTACCTATGATAATAGTGCTTGGCGATAATGAAGTAGCAAACAAAGGTGTAGCTTTACGAGATCGTAGGGCTAGAGAACAAAAGGATATGAGCTTGGATGAATTCTATAGCTTAGTCCAAACCAAAATAAACGAGGTGAATATTTGA
- a CDS encoding glycosyltransferase family 4 protein, with amino-acid sequence MKVLLTIGDITIKGGAERVVTNLANVYAASGLDVEILSFYKGGINEAFELDSRVKLRYLHDKSFDDKRKNFFYKIFYKFIESYILKRDFKDKDFVIFNNSPHFPLFKNKNTKYLKIIHTASKGRYLARYNYFDSIVLIASKEIDFWQSHHKNIFLIPNFISNIPNSNTNYSQKVVLSMGRMTKVDEKGFLRLIDIWKLIQDSGEFNDWKLHIVGDGDLKEQIKTKIENLNLSNSIILKPFTKDVESEYLSASIYAMTSHFEGLPMVLIEAGSYALPTIAFDIATGPSDIIEDEKSGFLITDNNLDEYANKLKILMQDENLRVKMGEKSKEIVKNKFSKEVVMKQWMELFSKIR; translated from the coding sequence ATAAAAGTATTGCTAACAATAGGCGATATCACTATAAAAGGCGGCGCTGAAAGAGTTGTAACTAATCTAGCAAATGTTTACGCGGCCTCTGGGCTAGATGTGGAGATTTTAAGCTTTTATAAAGGCGGGATAAATGAAGCTTTTGAGCTTGATAGTAGAGTGAAATTAAGATATTTACACGATAAATCTTTTGATGATAAGCGTAAAAATTTCTTCTATAAAATCTTTTATAAATTTATTGAGAGCTATATCTTAAAGCGTGATTTCAAAGATAAGGATTTTGTGATTTTTAATAACTCGCCGCATTTTCCGCTATTTAAAAATAAAAATACAAAATATCTAAAAATCATACACACAGCTTCAAAAGGACGCTACCTAGCTAGATATAACTATTTTGATTCTATAGTGCTTATAGCCTCTAAAGAGATTGATTTTTGGCAAAGCCATCATAAAAATATATTTTTAATCCCAAATTTCATCTCAAATATCCCAAATTCAAACACCAATTACTCTCAAAAAGTCGTGCTATCAATGGGTCGCATGACAAAAGTAGATGAAAAGGGCTTTTTGCGCCTAATAGATATATGGAAGTTAATCCAAGATAGTGGGGAATTTAATGATTGGAAGCTACACATTGTAGGCGATGGCGATCTAAAAGAGCAGATAAAAACTAAGATAGAAAATCTAAATTTATCTAACTCTATAATCTTAAAACCATTTACTAAAGATGTAGAGAGTGAGTATCTAAGCGCTAGTATATATGCTATGACAAGCCACTTTGAAGGTCTTCCTATGGTGCTTATAGAGGCGGGGTCTTATGCCTTGCCAACCATAGCCTTTGATATCGCCACAGGCCCAAGCGATATAATAGAAGATGAAAAAAGCGGATTTTTAATCACTGATAATAATCTAGATGAATATGCCAATAAACTAAAAATATTAATGCAAGATGAGAATCTAAGGGTCAAAATGGGTGAAAAAAGCAAAGAGATAGTCAAAAATAAATTTAGCAAAGAGGTGGTAATGAAGCAGTGGATGGAGCTGTTTAGCAAGATTAGATAA
- a CDS encoding flagellin B, with amino-acid sequence MSFRINTNIAAMNAHANSLINDRALTSSLGRLSSGLRIQTAADDASGLVIADSLKSQANSLGQAISNGNDAIGIVQTADKAMDEQIKILDTIKTKAIQAANDSQNSDSRKAIQNDISRLLDELDNIANTTSFNGQKLLNGNFTNKNFQIGAYSNQTAKISVENTNSNAIGHTHYLSTTPMIFDNNKFDTANFTMQLNAVPSHVSGIKFDAISGQEILDNGLGVIADKINSYSSETGVKASVKNEFISDARIFGTTFFPGTISKLSINGVEIGTNIHFNVGDPSNILIDTINAKSDITGVSASNVGERLSMSSSNGKPILIEVGSVDDSKAMGLSMKDGNGADSTSALILGELYLQSNNGSPPSLDLKETTGNIKGAEIGGLSAKAADTNDIIGSQLREQVSLSLSDLVRNKLDEHVLRAMGQVELLNPILELPAGVNSYVGAQALIDVSLNALKKLDKLRADLGSVQNQLVATINNITVTQVNVKSAESQIRDVDFASESANFSKFNILAQSGSYAMSQANAVQQNILRLLQ; translated from the coding sequence ATGAGTTTTAGAATCAACACTAATATAGCAGCAATGAACGCCCATGCCAACTCTTTGATCAATGATAGAGCGCTTACTAGCTCACTTGGTCGCCTTAGCTCAGGTCTTAGGATACAGACCGCAGCTGATGATGCTTCTGGACTTGTAATTGCTGATAGCTTAAAATCTCAAGCCAACTCATTAGGTCAAGCCATATCTAATGGCAATGACGCAATCGGTATAGTCCAAACAGCTGATAAAGCTATGGATGAGCAGATCAAAATCCTTGACACCATCAAAACCAAAGCTATCCAAGCAGCCAATGACAGCCAAAACAGCGACTCTAGAAAAGCAATCCAAAATGATATCTCAAGACTTCTTGATGAACTAGATAATATCGCTAATACCACAAGTTTCAATGGCCAAAAGCTATTAAATGGCAATTTCACTAACAAAAATTTCCAAATCGGTGCCTATAGCAACCAAACGGCCAAAATCAGCGTAGAAAACACCAACTCAAACGCCATAGGCCACACTCACTATCTCTCTACTACGCCTATGATTTTTGATAACAACAAATTCGATACTGCGAATTTCACTATGCAATTAAACGCCGTCCCAAGCCATGTAAGTGGTATTAAATTCGATGCTATCTCTGGTCAAGAGATATTAGATAATGGGCTAGGGGTCATAGCTGATAAGATAAATTCTTATAGCAGCGAGACGGGGGTTAAAGCTAGCGTGAAGAATGAGTTTATTAGTGATGCTAGGATATTTGGGACAACTTTTTTCCCTGGGACTATTTCGAAATTAAGCATAAATGGAGTAGAGATAGGGACAAATATACATTTTAATGTAGGTGACCCTTCAAATATTTTGATAGATACTATCAATGCCAAAAGTGATATAACTGGCGTTAGTGCTTCTAATGTTGGAGAGCGTTTATCAATGAGTTCTAGCAATGGTAAGCCAATACTCATAGAAGTTGGCAGCGTAGATGACTCTAAAGCAATGGGCTTATCTATGAAAGATGGCAACGGCGCCGATAGCACAAGTGCATTAATTTTAGGTGAGCTCTATCTACAATCAAACAACGGCTCGCCACCATCTTTGGATCTTAAAGAGACTACAGGCAATATAAAAGGTGCTGAAATCGGCGGTTTGAGTGCTAAGGCCGCTGATACAAATGATATAATAGGCTCTCAACTAAGGGAGCAAGTATCGCTTAGCCTAAGTGATTTGGTTAGAAACAAGCTAGATGAGCATGTATTAAGGGCGATGGGGCAAGTAGAGCTATTAAATCCGATTTTGGAGTTGCCTGCTGGGGTTAATAGCTATGTAGGGGCTCAAGCTTTGATAGATGTATCATTAAATGCGCTTAAAAAGCTAGATAAACTAAGAGCAGATTTAGGTTCAGTCCAAAACCAATTAGTAGCAACTATCAATAACATCACAGTTACCCAAGTCAATGTTAAATCAGCTGAAAGTCAGATAAGAGATGTGGATTTTGCTAGCGAGAGTGCAAATTTCTCTAAATTCAATATCCTAGCTCAAAGTGGTAGCTACGCCATGAGCCAAGCCAACGCCGTCCAACAAAATATATTAAGATTGTTACAATAA
- the infC gene encoding translation initiation factor IF-3 has protein sequence MSKDKEVYLNDEIRASEVRCVGDDGTAYGVISRDEALNIANKMGLDLVLIAADAKPPVCKIMDYGKFRYQQEKKQKEAKKKQKVIEIKEIKLSAKIAQNDINYKIKHAQEFLSEGKYVKFRVFLKGREMTTPEIGVSLLEKIWDMVQEYADRDKAPILEGRYVNMLVTPKK, from the coding sequence TTGAGCAAGGATAAAGAGGTTTATCTAAATGACGAAATCCGCGCAAGCGAGGTTAGATGTGTAGGAGATGATGGCACAGCTTATGGGGTCATCAGCAGAGATGAAGCGCTAAATATAGCAAACAAAATGGGCTTAGATCTAGTATTAATAGCAGCTGATGCTAAGCCGCCTGTGTGTAAAATAATGGATTATGGCAAATTCCGTTATCAACAAGAAAAAAAGCAAAAAGAAGCCAAGAAAAAGCAAAAAGTAATCGAGATAAAAGAGATTAAGCTTTCAGCCAAAATAGCGCAAAATGATATAAATTATAAGATCAAACACGCTCAAGAATTTTTATCTGAAGGAAAATATGTCAAATTTAGAGTCTTTTTAAAGGGTCGTGAGATGACTACTCCTGAAATTGGCGTGAGTTTGCTTGAAAAAATTTGGGATATGGTACAAGAATATGCCGATAGAGATAAGGCGCCTATCTTAGAAGGTCGTTATGTAAATATGCTAGTAACGCCTAAAAAATAG
- a CDS encoding RidA family protein — translation MSNYPKAIGPYSAYRVVGNLVYCSGQIPLDPASGEVVGSDIKAQTTQALKNVGGILEELNLSYKNIIKTVVFLTDISEFAQMNEIYAEFFSEPYPARSAVAVKELPKGVKVEIEVIASIE, via the coding sequence ATGTCAAATTACCCAAAAGCAATTGGTCCGTATAGTGCTTATAGAGTGGTAGGAAATTTAGTATATTGTAGCGGTCAAATCCCTCTAGATCCAGCTAGCGGCGAGGTAGTAGGAAGTGATATCAAAGCCCAAACAACCCAAGCTTTGAAAAATGTAGGCGGGATCTTAGAAGAGCTAAATTTAAGCTATAAAAATATTATTAAAACAGTTGTATTTTTAACTGATATATCTGAATTTGCTCAAATGAATGAAATTTATGCTGAGTTTTTCAGTGAGCCATATCCAGCTAGAAGTGCTGTAGCAGTAAAAGAATTGCCAAAGGGTGTAAAAGTAGAAATCGAGGTTATAGCTTCAATTGAGTGA
- a CDS encoding glycosyltransferase family 2 protein: MKNKISVCILVKNAQNTIKECLESLKSFDEIILLDNQSSDDTLKIANEFKAKFNNLKIYSSEFIGFGPLKNLAISYASNDWIFSIDSDEVLESQALNEIANLDLNPQNIYALPRKNLYKGEWIKACGWYPDFVLRLFNKTQTKFNSNFVHESLEAKNLNIIKLKNGLRHYAYDDISTLIEKMQKYSTLYAIQNRAKKSNIGKAVLHSVWKFIRDYAFKKGFLYGYKGFVISLCNALGAFFKYAKLYELNHQMPSVSLIITTYNSEKYLEQVLKSILNLDYLPNEVLVADDGSGVATKNLIEKFKAIFPCELKHIWQEDKGFRLSQIRNKAINIATSEYIIIIDGDMVLDRNFILDHLKFAKQKQFLQGSRVVLDESQTDLLINGGGYTSEFKTLKSKRNSILSKLIYKSSAIRASFFKKRDFIKGIRGCNMSFYKIDCDEIGGFNENFIGWGREDSEFVARFLFSGGELRRLKFSGIAYHLYHAENSRKMLESNHQIYLNTIKEKRVKWR; encoded by the coding sequence ATGAAAAACAAAATCAGCGTTTGTATCCTAGTCAAAAACGCCCAAAATACCATTAAAGAGTGCTTAGAATCCTTAAAAAGCTTTGATGAAATTATCTTGCTTGATAATCAAAGTAGCGATGATACCTTAAAAATCGCTAACGAATTTAAAGCCAAATTTAATAATTTGAAAATTTATTCTAGTGAATTTATCGGTTTTGGGCCGCTTAAAAATTTAGCTATTAGCTATGCTAGTAATGATTGGATTTTTAGCATTGATAGCGATGAGGTTTTGGAATCTCAAGCTCTTAATGAGATAGCAAATTTAGATCTAAATCCCCAAAATATCTACGCCCTACCTAGAAAAAATCTCTATAAAGGCGAGTGGATAAAGGCGTGTGGATGGTATCCTGATTTTGTCCTAAGGCTATTTAATAAAACTCAAACCAAATTTAATTCTAATTTCGTCCATGAGAGTTTGGAAGCCAAAAATTTAAATATAATAAAACTTAAAAATGGATTAAGGCATTACGCTTATGATGATATCAGCACACTTATAGAAAAGATGCAAAAATACTCCACCCTTTATGCGATACAAAATAGAGCCAAAAAGAGCAATATCGGCAAAGCCGTGCTACATAGCGTGTGGAAATTCATCCGTGATTACGCCTTTAAAAAGGGATTTTTGTATGGTTATAAGGGTTTTGTGATTAGCCTTTGTAATGCTCTTGGGGCGTTTTTTAAGTATGCCAAGCTCTATGAGTTAAACCACCAAATGCCAAGCGTGAGCCTAATCATCACCACTTATAATAGCGAAAAATATTTAGAGCAGGTCTTAAAAAGTATTTTAAACTTAGATTATTTGCCAAATGAAGTCTTGGTCGCTGATGATGGAAGTGGCGTAGCTACAAAGAATTTGATTGAGAAATTTAAGGCGATTTTTCCTTGTGAGTTAAAGCATATTTGGCAAGAAGATAAGGGCTTTCGCTTGAGCCAAATTCGCAATAAAGCCATAAATATAGCAACTAGTGAGTATATCATAATCATTGATGGCGATATGGTTTTAGATAGAAATTTTATTTTAGATCATCTCAAATTCGCCAAGCAAAAGCAGTTTTTACAAGGCTCAAGAGTGGTTTTGGATGAGAGTCAAACTGATTTATTGATAAATGGGGGAGGGTATACGAGCGAGTTTAAAACTCTTAAATCCAAGCGAAATTCCATACTCTCAAAACTCATCTATAAAAGCTCAGCCATTAGGGCAAGTTTCTTTAAAAAGCGAGATTTCATCAAAGGAATTAGAGGTTGTAATATGAGCTTTTATAAAATTGATTGCGATGAGATCGGCGGATTTAATGAGAATTTTATCGGCTGGGGTAGGGAGGATTCTGAGTTTGTGGCGAGATTTTTGTTTAGTGGCGGAGAGCTTAGAAGGCTTAAATTTTCAGGGATTGCGTATCATCTCTATCACGCTGAAAACAGCAGAAAAATGCTAGAATCAAACCACCAAATTTACCTAAACACCATCAAAGAAAAGAGAGTCAAATGGCGATAA
- the coaE gene encoding dephospho-CoA kinase (Dephospho-CoA kinase (CoaE) performs the final step in coenzyme A biosynthesis.), with protein MSEFKNAIVITGVIGSGKSTVVNLLRVYGFSIIDADEIAHRVLDESIDEIKSEFGNEFIKDNKVDRKSLGSLVFSDSKAKKKLENILHPLIKEQIFAAASKLESSNYPYFIDLPLYFEKSPVYDEFQSVCVVYAPEQICLKRIIERNNLDFNEARLRLESQISIEKKREIATYIIDNSSDLKHLNLEVNSFITTLKAKYRTLKI; from the coding sequence TTGAGTGAGTTTAAAAATGCTATAGTGATAACGGGCGTTATAGGAAGTGGCAAAAGCACAGTTGTAAATCTATTAAGAGTTTATGGATTTAGCATAATTGACGCTGATGAGATCGCTCATAGAGTGCTTGATGAGTCTATTGATGAGATTAAAAGCGAATTTGGAAACGAGTTTATCAAGGATAATAAAGTAGATAGAAAGAGCCTTGGAAGCTTAGTTTTTAGTGATTCTAAGGCTAAAAAAAAGCTTGAAAATATCCTTCATCCACTCATAAAAGAGCAGATATTTGCTGCGGCGAGTAAGCTTGAGAGTAGTAACTATCCATATTTTATAGATCTACCTTTGTATTTTGAGAAGTCGCCAGTTTATGATGAATTTCAAAGTGTTTGCGTGGTTTATGCGCCAGAGCAAATATGCTTAAAACGCATAATAGAGCGTAATAACCTTGATTTTAATGAGGCTAGATTGCGATTAGAATCGCAGATTTCGATTGAGAAAAAGCGTGAAATTGCCACTTATATAATTGATAATAGTTCTGATTTAAAGCATTTGAATTTAGAAGTTAATAGCTTTATCACAACCCTAAAAGCCAAATACCGCACCTTAAAAATTTAG
- a CDS encoding hemerythrin family protein, with translation MVPSWDDKYSIGNSDIDLQHQKLFDLAKKSFIYANKNVSREEIRGIVAEFFEYMKEHFKDEQEYMELIGYPNLHEHTMIHKDIIASMAGLIKTAKNVNDLKENLLLIAEKWLVEHILKEDAKIEKWRQAQLQHSESELVEEKPQQYRYTCGCPHKIHLVPSHIHEKILEGKKFSCMTCKVVIKIKLS, from the coding sequence ATGGTGCCTAGCTGGGATGACAAATATAGCATTGGTAATTCGGATATAGATTTACAACATCAAAAGCTATTTGATCTTGCCAAAAAATCATTTATTTACGCTAATAAAAATGTATCTCGTGAAGAGATCCGTGGTATCGTGGCTGAATTTTTTGAGTATATGAAAGAACATTTCAAAGATGAACAAGAGTATATGGAGCTAATCGGCTATCCAAATTTACACGAACACACGATGATCCATAAAGATATTATAGCTAGTATGGCGGGCCTCATCAAAACAGCGAAAAATGTAAATGACCTAAAAGAAAATTTGCTATTAATCGCCGAAAAATGGCTAGTTGAGCATATATTAAAAGAGGATGCCAAGATAGAAAAGTGGCGTCAAGCGCAGCTACAGCATTCGGAATCCGAGCTAGTAGAAGAAAAACCACAACAATACAGATATACTTGTGGTTGTCCGCATAAAATTCATCTTGTCCCTAGCCATATACATGAAAAAATTCTAGAAGGCAAGAAATTCTCTTGTATGACTTGTAAGGTTGTGATTAAGATTAAATTATCTTAA
- a CDS encoding NifS family cysteine desulfurase, with protein MKVYLDNNATTMIDPEALELMLPFLKEHFGNPNSLHSYGSETHPALRRALDQLYTGINASDKDDIVITGCATESNNWVLKGIYFDKILKGDKKRIVTTTVEHPAIGATCAFLESLGVEITRIDVNSQGVITADDLRNVMSDDVALVSVMWANNETGMIFPIKELASIAHEFGALFHTDAVQAVGKIPVDVQDANVDFLSFSGHKFHAPKGVGALYIKNSIPLTSLLHGGEHMGGRRSGTLNVAGIVAMGQAMENANKFLIYEQSHVGRLRDKLEDALLSLPDVRVIGDRQNRVPNTILASIKGVEGEAMLWDLNQAGIAASTGSACASEDLESNPIMEAIGADSELAHTALRLSLSRFNTEEEIDYAIEKIKRAVDRLRSISSSYAYAPKWHKSGL; from the coding sequence TTGAAAGTTTATTTAGATAATAATGCAACTACGATGATTGATCCTGAGGCTTTAGAGTTGATGCTTCCATTTCTTAAAGAGCATTTTGGTAATCCAAATTCGCTTCACAGCTATGGTAGCGAAACTCACCCAGCACTAAGAAGAGCTCTAGATCAATTATATACAGGCATAAACGCCTCTGATAAGGATGATATCGTTATCACAGGATGCGCTACTGAGAGCAATAACTGGGTATTAAAGGGTATATATTTTGATAAGATATTAAAAGGGGATAAAAAGCGTATAGTTACAACCACCGTAGAGCATCCAGCAATCGGTGCTACCTGTGCTTTTTTGGAGTCTTTGGGAGTTGAGATTACTAGAATTGATGTAAATAGCCAAGGTGTTATCACGGCTGATGATCTACGCAATGTGATGAGCGATGATGTTGCACTTGTGAGTGTAATGTGGGCAAATAACGAAACTGGCATGATCTTCCCTATCAAAGAGTTAGCTAGTATAGCGCATGAATTTGGAGCGTTATTTCACACAGACGCAGTCCAAGCAGTAGGCAAGATCCCAGTAGATGTCCAAGATGCCAATGTGGATTTTTTAAGCTTTTCAGGGCATAAATTTCACGCTCCAAAGGGTGTTGGCGCACTATATATCAAAAATTCAATACCACTAACTAGCCTACTTCATGGTGGTGAACACATGGGCGGTAGAAGAAGTGGAACCTTAAATGTCGCCGGTATCGTAGCAATGGGTCAAGCGATGGAAAATGCCAATAAATTTTTAATTTACGAGCAAAGCCATGTAGGTAGATTAAGAGATAAGCTAGAAGATGCGCTTTTATCTTTGCCAGATGTAAGAGTAATAGGCGATAGACAAAACCGCGTCCCAAATACGATTCTAGCTAGTATCAAAGGAGTTGAGGGCGAAGCAATGCTGTGGGATCTAAATCAAGCAGGCATAGCAGCTAGCACCGGTTCAGCCTGTGCGAGCGAAGATCTAGAAAGCAACCCTATAATGGAAGCGATAGGTGCTGATAGCGAGCTAGCTCATACCGCTCTTAGATTATCTTTATCACGCTTTAATACTGAAGAAGAGATTGATTATGCTATTGAGAAGATTAAGCGTGCTGTGGATAGATTGCGTAGTATATCGAGCAGTTACGCATATGCACCAAAATGGCATAAATCAGGACTATAA
- a CDS encoding iron-sulfur cluster assembly scaffold protein, which translates to MAKGNLISGNIWEEYSQKVQDAMNHPKNMGEITEEDAKAIGCKLIIADHGAESCGDAVRLYWAVDEASDVIKDAKFKSFGCGTAIASSDYMAELCKGKTVDQAVKITNLDVERAMRDNPDTPAVPPQKMHCSVMAYDVIKAAAASYKGVDPEHFEDEIIVCECARVSLGTIKEVIRLNDLTTVEEITQYTKAGAFCKSCIKPGGHEKREYYLVDILAEVRSEMESERLKAIADAKISGSGIDSDLSFEELSVVKQLKAVEAIIDEHVRPMLEMDGGNMEILDIKSEGGRTDIYIRYLGACSGCASGATGTLYAIENILQENLSPNIRVIPV; encoded by the coding sequence ATGGCAAAAGGAAATTTAATAAGCGGAAATATCTGGGAAGAGTATTCTCAAAAAGTTCAAGATGCGATGAATCATCCTAAAAATATGGGTGAAATCACAGAAGAAGATGCGAAGGCTATAGGCTGTAAGCTAATCATCGCTGACCACGGCGCCGAGAGCTGTGGTGACGCTGTTAGGCTCTATTGGGCGGTTGATGAGGCTAGTGATGTTATTAAAGATGCTAAATTTAAAAGCTTTGGCTGTGGCACGGCTATAGCTAGTAGCGATTATATGGCTGAGCTTTGTAAGGGCAAAACAGTAGATCAAGCAGTCAAAATCACAAATTTAGATGTTGAAAGGGCTATGCGAGATAATCCAGATACCCCAGCTGTCCCACCGCAAAAAATGCACTGCTCTGTTATGGCGTATGATGTTATCAAGGCAGCAGCCGCTAGCTATAAAGGCGTAGATCCTGAACATTTTGAAGATGAGATTATCGTGTGTGAGTGCGCTAGAGTGAGCCTTGGGACGATAAAAGAGGTTATAAGATTAAATGATCTAACCACGGTTGAAGAGATCACTCAATATACCAAAGCTGGGGCATTTTGTAAAAGCTGTATAAAGCCTGGCGGACACGAAAAAAGAGAGTATTATCTAGTGGATATCTTAGCTGAGGTTAGATCTGAAATGGAGTCTGAAAGGCTAAAAGCTATTGCTGATGCGAAGATCAGTGGTAGCGGAATTGATAGCGATCTAAGCTTTGAAGAGCTAAGTGTGGTTAAGCAGTTAAAGGCTGTTGAGGCTATTATCGATGAACATGTCAGACCTATGCTAGAGATGGATGGGGGAAATATGGAGATACTAGATATCAAATCAGAAGGCGGTAGAACCGATATTTATATCCGATATTTAGGTGCGTGTAGCGGTTGCGCTAGTGGCGCTACTGGAACGCTATATGCGATTGAAAATATCTTACAAGAGAATTTAAGCCCAAATATCAGAGTAATACCTGTATGA